The following proteins are co-located in the Doryrhamphus excisus isolate RoL2022-K1 chromosome 15, RoL_Dexc_1.0, whole genome shotgun sequence genome:
- the tmem100a gene encoding transmembrane protein 100 has product MNPLERAMPEDAVSDALKTPASAEKASGALATTTVNIPLVNEVQLAAATGGTELSCYRCTVPFGVVVLIAGVVVTAVAYSFNSHGSTISYLGLVLLSAGLLLLASSAVCWKVRMERKRERRRESQTTLVTNQRNLFT; this is encoded by the coding sequence ATGAATCCGTTGGAGCGCGCCATGCCCGAAGACGCCGTTTCGGACGCCTTGAAAACGCCAGCGAGCGCAGAGAAAGCCAGCGGGGCGCTCGCCACGACGACGGTCAACATCCCGCTGGTCAACGAGGTCCAGCTGGCGGCGGCCACGGGCGGGACGGAGCTGTCCTGCTACCGCTGCACGGTCCCCTTCGGCGTGGTGGTGCTGATCGCGGGCGTGGTGGTGACGGCGGTGGCGTACAGCTTCAACTCGCACGGCTCCACCATCTCCTACCTGGGCCTGGTGCTGCTCTCGGCCGGGCTGCTTCTCCTGGCGTCCAGCGCCGTGTGCTGGAAGGTCAGGATGGAGAGGAAGCGGGAGCGGCGGCGAGAGAGCCAGACCACCCTGGTGACCAACCAGAGGAACCTTTTCACGTGA
- the LOC131102936 gene encoding small integral membrane protein 36-like, with the protein MGFLENYQEIDPVTLNLCILIASYVILLLVFLISCIMYDCRGKDPTKEYAPDPQPAQSPIRLVVMQSSPAPVGRWDTASMITTYHEPSHADFREKKSTMV; encoded by the coding sequence ATGGGCTTCCTGGAGAACTACCAGGAGATCGACCCGGTCACGCTGAACCTCTGCATCCTGATCGCCAGCTACGTCATCCTGCTGCTGGTCTTCCTCATCTCCTGTATCATGTACGACTGCCGCGGCAAGGACCCCACCAAGGAGTACGCCCCCGACCCCCAGCCCGCCCAGTCGCCCATCCGCCTGGTGGTCATGCAGAGCTCTCCGGCCCCCGTGGGGCGCTGGGACACGGCCAGCATGATCACCACCTACCACGAGCCCTCGCACGCCGACTTCAGGGAGAAGAAGAGCACCATGGTCTGA
- the mmd gene encoding monocyte to macrophage differentiation factor isoform X1 encodes MRMPWRKRLKRSSPCRRRHQDAGMKNALSLQRFMNRRPSANCRYQPTCYEHAANCYTHAFLIAPALVGMALLHRLSDTQWQRMTAWVYGLGLCALFLVSTIFHVITWKKSHMREVEHCFHMCDRVVIYVFIAASYTPWLNLRELGPLATHMRWFVWLMAAAGTIYVFNYHEKYKVVELAFYLTMGFFPASVVTSMNNTEGLHELACGGLIYCLGVVFFKSDGVIPFAHAIWHVFVATAAAVHYYAIWKYLFKPAADALPLK; translated from the exons ATGAGGATGCCATGGAGAAAAAGACTCAAGCG ctcctcGCCGTGCCGCCGCAGACATCAAGACGCCGGCATGAAGAACGCGCTCAGCTTGCAGAG gttcaTGAACCGGCGTCCCTCCGCCAACTGTCGCTACCAGCCTACCTGCTACGAGCACGCCGCCAACTGCTACACGCACGCA TTCCTGATCGCACCCGCCTTGGTGGGCATGGCGCTGCTGCACCGCCTGTCGGACACCCAGTGGCAGCGCATGACGGCCTGGGTGTACGGCCTGGGCCTGTGCGCCCTCTTCCTGGTCTCCACCATCTTCCACGTCATCACCTGGAAGAAGAGTCACATGAG GGAGGTGGAGCACTGCTTCCACATGTGCGACAGGGTGGTCATCTACGTCTTCATCGCCGCCTCCTACACGCCCTG GCTGAACCTGCGGGAACTGGGACCCCTCGCCACTCACATGCGCTGGTTTGTGTGGCTGATGGCGGCCGCCGGGACCATCTACGTCTTCAACTACCATGAAAA ataCAAAGTGGTGGAGCTGGCCTTCTACTTGACCATGGGCTTCTTCCCAGCATCGGTGGTGACGTCCATG AACAACACGGAGGGCCTTCACGAGCTGGCGTGCGGCGGCCTCATCTACTGCCTGGGCGTGGTCTTCTTCAAGAGTGACGGCGTCATCCCCTTCGCCCACGCCATCTGGCACGTGTTTGTGGCAACGGCGGCCGCCGTGCACTACTACGCCATCTGGAAGTACCTCTTCAAGCCCGCCGCCGATGCCCTCCCGCTCAAATAA
- the mmd gene encoding monocyte to macrophage differentiation factor isoform X2, with amino-acid sequence MKNALSLQRFMNRRPSANCRYQPTCYEHAANCYTHAFLIAPALVGMALLHRLSDTQWQRMTAWVYGLGLCALFLVSTIFHVITWKKSHMREVEHCFHMCDRVVIYVFIAASYTPWLNLRELGPLATHMRWFVWLMAAAGTIYVFNYHEKYKVVELAFYLTMGFFPASVVTSMNNTEGLHELACGGLIYCLGVVFFKSDGVIPFAHAIWHVFVATAAAVHYYAIWKYLFKPAADALPLK; translated from the exons ATGAAGAACGCGCTCAGCTTGCAGAG gttcaTGAACCGGCGTCCCTCCGCCAACTGTCGCTACCAGCCTACCTGCTACGAGCACGCCGCCAACTGCTACACGCACGCA TTCCTGATCGCACCCGCCTTGGTGGGCATGGCGCTGCTGCACCGCCTGTCGGACACCCAGTGGCAGCGCATGACGGCCTGGGTGTACGGCCTGGGCCTGTGCGCCCTCTTCCTGGTCTCCACCATCTTCCACGTCATCACCTGGAAGAAGAGTCACATGAG GGAGGTGGAGCACTGCTTCCACATGTGCGACAGGGTGGTCATCTACGTCTTCATCGCCGCCTCCTACACGCCCTG GCTGAACCTGCGGGAACTGGGACCCCTCGCCACTCACATGCGCTGGTTTGTGTGGCTGATGGCGGCCGCCGGGACCATCTACGTCTTCAACTACCATGAAAA ataCAAAGTGGTGGAGCTGGCCTTCTACTTGACCATGGGCTTCTTCCCAGCATCGGTGGTGACGTCCATG AACAACACGGAGGGCCTTCACGAGCTGGCGTGCGGCGGCCTCATCTACTGCCTGGGCGTGGTCTTCTTCAAGAGTGACGGCGTCATCCCCTTCGCCCACGCCATCTGGCACGTGTTTGTGGCAACGGCGGCCGCCGTGCACTACTACGCCATCTGGAAGTACCTCTTCAAGCCCGCCGCCGATGCCCTCCCGCTCAAATAA
- the hlfa gene encoding HLF transcription factor, PAR bZIP family member a, producing the protein MEKMARPLPINTTFLPPTHGVLKSLLENPLKLPFHHDEGFGKEKEKEKLEDESGVASAPQSAFLGPTLWDKTLPYDGDNFQLEYMDLEEFLSENGIPANTAQGEQQQQQQQQQGAPQARHPPQAPPAPLVVDLSSRATTSVHTTMPPPQPCLQSPGAAALPSARDTPSPIDPESIQVPLTYEPDPADLALSSVPGQAVFDPRKRKFSPEELKPQPMIKKARKVFIPEDLKDDKYWARRRKNNVAAKRSRDARRLKENQIAIRAGFLEKENAALRMEVADLRKELGRCKNVVAKYEARHGPL; encoded by the exons ATGGAGAAAATGGCCAGACCTCTTCCCATCAACACAACTTTCCTGCCGCCGACTCATGGCGTCCTCAAGTCCCTGCTGGAGAACCCTCTCAAGCTGCCTTTCCACCACGACGAAG GCTTCGGCAAAgagaaggagaaagagaagTTGGAGGATGAGAGCGGTGTGGCCAGCGCGCCCCAGTCGGCCTTCCTGGGGCCCACCTTGTGGGACAAGACGCTACCCTACGACGGGGACAACTTCCAGCTGGAGTACATGGACCTGGAGGAGTTCCTGTCTGAGAACGGCATTCCCGCCAACACGGCCCAGGGcgaacaacaacagcagcagcagcagcagcagggggcCCCCCAGGCCCGGCACCCGCCTCAGGCCCCGCCCGCGCCCCTGGTGGTGGACCTCAGCAGCCGCGCCACTACCTCCGTGCACACGACCATGCCGCCCCCACAGCCTTGCCTCCAGAGCCCCGGCGCCGCAG CGCTGCCCTCGGCCCGGGACACGCCCAGCCCCATCGACCCAGAGTCCATTCAGGTGCCCCTCACCTACGAGCCCGACCCGGCAGACCTGGCCCTGTCCAGCGTTCCAGGCCAGGCCGTGTTCGATCCCAGGAAACGCAAGTTCTCCCCCGAGGAGCTGAAGCCGCAGCCCATGATCAAGAAGGCCCGCAAGGTCTTCATCCCCGAAGACCTGAAG GACGACAAGTACTGGGCCCGCCGCAGAAAGAACAACGTGGCGGCCAAACGCTCTCGAGACGCCCGGCGGCTGAAGGAGAACCAGATCGCCATCCGGGCCGGCTTCCTGGAGAAGGAGAACGCCGCCCTGCGCATGGAGGTGGCCGACCTGCGGAAGGAGCTGGGTCGCTGCAAGAACGTTGTGGCCAAATACGAGGCCCGGCACGGGCCGCTGTGA